Part of the Antechinus flavipes isolate AdamAnt ecotype Samford, QLD, Australia chromosome 2, AdamAnt_v2, whole genome shotgun sequence genome is shown below.
CCAAAAgttcaaaaatagaagaaaggaacctatatgtacaaaaatatttatagcagcttctTCTTGTAGCACCCAAGGACTAGAAACTAAAAACAACCCCACCAATTAAGTATTGACTAAGCAAGTTGTgataaattaatataatgaaatattacttataagaaatgatgaattgttTCAGAGGAAATTAGTAAGACTTCTATCATATAATACAGAGTGAAGGTTGCAGAACCAGaaacataatttataaaatgacaacattatagagaaaaacaactttgaaatgcTAAGACATGAATATTTGGACATGGCAtcatgagaatttgttttgctggtcTGCTGTTTTTGCTTGTCTTTGTTgtgaaggttttgttttttgttgttattcaattggggaatgaggaatagtgagagagagagataatgttataaaaataaataatttttgaattgttaattatcattttaaaaaatgacaaccacaaggaattggaaacaaagtataCATCCATTAGTTGAAGTAAATGACTAAACAAAGTACATCCATGGATTTTACATCTATGAACATCACTGCActgtaagaaattataaacatggggacagctaggtggtacagtgaatagagtcccagccctgaagtcaagaggacctgagttcaaatcaaaagaaaaagaaagaaagaaagaaagaaagaaagaaagaaagaaagaaagaaagaaagaaagaaagaaatcataaacatgaagaatagaaagaaagaaagaaagaaagaaatcataaacatgaagaatagaaagaaagaaagaaagaaagaaagaaagaaagaaagaaagaaagaaagaaagaaagaaatcacaaacatgaagaatagaaagaaagaaagaaagaaagaaagaaagaaagaaagaaagaaagaaagaaagaaagaaagaaagaaatcataaacatgaagaatataaagacttatgtgaactgataaaaACAGGAGTATCTAGAACTAGCAAAACAGTATGCATCACTATGCATAAATATTGTTCAATTTTAATGAGAAAGTTTGgtcccaaagaagaaatgagaaagtttacttccttcttttctttacagGAGTGACCAGAGACcaaacatattttgtatattatcAGACTTGGTTGAACACAATGGTTAAATTTTCCTTAAttgattttcccttctctttctttttcttcattacagGAGATGACTCTTTAAGTAGAGAAATtagatgtataaatatatatttttaatgggTAATCATTGAAGCATAGATCAAAGTACATTAGGAAAAAACCGCACTGAACTTGggagtcagaagatttgggttcaaatcccatgtgttacctgtgtgacctcaggcaagaaactgctctcagcctcagttttctcatttgtaaaactaaaAGTTAAACTAACTGACCTCTAAgaccccttctagctctaaagctaTTATcctatgttttgatttttttaaccatttcttCTAAATAAATGCCTGGAAGAGCTCCAAAAGCACTTTCtcttaaatttatcttcttttggCATCTAGGTCATTGACAAAGACGGTATCCATGACCTGGACACTCCTTCCTTTCTAAAAAGAGCTCCTAAACCCGCCCCCACCCACAGCCATCCTACCTGCCAGTTTATCTTCTTGTGATtggttcatttcctttttgttttttacactTTCAAAATTCATCATTCACAGAGAATTAGATAATACCAATAAAATGGATATTGACAAAAAATAGACAAAAGCACACAGAAGGGAGGATGCTCGACCTCCTGAGAACCTCTAGTTTTGAATCAGAGTCATAGGATTAAAACTCAGAGAAACATTAGAAGCAGCTGTTTAAAATCCAATCCTCTCACTTATAAATGCATCCCAAAAAGGTGAAAGCCCAAGGTCATACTAATAGTGAGtgacagaggcaagatttgaaactagatcatctgactttaaatccgttttctttccactatattatgCTCCTCACCCAGATCCCTGCTCATAAAAGCCTCCACCTGACCCTAACATCTGGTACAAAGCCAAGAAAGTCATCATCTGCCATTCCGGATGTCAGTGATCAGAATACCATTTGTCTCTTTCCAAATCACCCACTCACATAGCTGAGATATTTGCTGTACAGGGTGATCTGGAGCCAAGAACTACCAGATATAtaagggtatgtgtgtgtgtaggggataGAGATGCAGGTAGGTCAGAtgaatatgtattatgtatatgaatgGCTATGTGTACCTGTTCACAAACACGCAGTATGTGCATGGGTGAAACACACATGTATCAGTATCTCTGAGTGGAAGCATATGTGAACAGAAAGAGTAAGTATGTGCTGAGGTAGATATATTGGGAGCATGGGGAATGTGATGTGTTTGTGAATTTGTCTACAGGATAAAGATGGATAAGTGAATGTGAATGGAGAACATCAGCAAGTATTCGTGAGACTGTAGTCAGATTTAGTCAAACTCCAGAAAAATTGTCAACCTTTTTCCACTAGCTAGAATTCCCTGCCCCTACATATTCTATTGCTATTATTCAATCATGTTCAacacttcatgatcccatttggggctttctttgcaaaccactggagtagtttgctatttctttctccagctcatttcacaaacgaagaaactgaggtaaacagagttaagtgactttcccaggattacacagttaatagtcaggtttgaactcatgaaggtaAGAGTTCTtaattccaagcccaatgctctatccactatgcctacTAGATCTTAGCCATTCATTAAAAACAACCACTACCTTGTTAAGATGATGCTACCATCTCCCCTTAAAATCTGATAGAAACAACCCAGGACTCTGAACCCAAGATCTTTAGGAATATCAATGCTTGCACCATGGCCTTCAGACATTGCACTGAGAAGCCATCCCTTCGTGGATGTAGCCTGGCCACTGCTCCTTCAGGAGCTACAAATACAACTactgaaaatctagaaaagaaagttcttgccaccAAGGTCCCTGGCACTATCAAATGGTTCAGCACGAGAAACTGACATAATTTTATTACTAGAAATGACattaaggaagagaaatgaatatCTGCTTTATTGTACCCGAAGATCCATGGGACCTATCTAATGTGCAACTGAAATCTTCcatatgtgttgtctcccccataTATGATTACCTTGAGAGTGAGGAagatcttaatttctttttgtatctctagtccTTAGCACAGTTCTTTGCACATaggaagagcttaataaatgattcattcatttattcaagctGTTCAAGTTTATCCGAATCCAGGTAGGATTCAATTATTCTCATTCCTGCTGATCTGTCCTCTATTCTATTAAATATGATCTGCATAGTACAACCTGTTGTCTGTCtactgacttttcatgaccccatttgggcttttcttggcaaatactggAGGGGTGTCccaatttttatagatgaggaaactagggcaaTTAGGacaaaataacttgcccagggtcaaacaatGATAAAATTGTTActcaaagatgagtctttctgattccagacccagtactctatccacttcaccacctaactgccccatcaCACAATATAGCACTTGATAATATCATTTGAGGTCGATGAAtatgtcttttacttttcttgtcCTCTATCTCATCTCAATAAAGAGGAGATTCCAATGATTTGGTGAAATAGTCTCAGTAACAACAGCTTGACAGAGGGAAAAACACATAAACAATCCAATTGGTACTGAAGGAGGTGTGTAGAGATGGATGTGTAGAGAAAGAGCAGAGCTTTACTTCCTCAGGTCCTCTCTCTTCACTAAAAGCTTGAGCTACTCAGCTGTCTCCAGCCCCTCCTTCCCCAATATACCCTTTCTTCTCACCCCACATTGTCTACTTAAACATTGCCAAGAGGTGAGAAAAATAGAACTGGACTAGGGGCATGATGGCAACAattactagcatttatatagcttataagttttgcaaagtactttataaatgtaatcTCACTTGATCCCTGACCCAAAACAAAAGGCAAACTACCACTATCCATGAACCATGCCAGCAGTTGCACATGGAGTCAATCACTAGGAATACCTCTTCCCTGGGACATTAGGAGGCAAAAGAATTGTCGATGAAGATAGGGGCATTTTTTCAAGGAAATGGAACTTTCACCAttgtttagagaaaaaaaaagcatgcaagTATGATTTTCACTTAATCCTTGTTCTATCCTGAAGGAATAAGATGAAAGGAATTTCACAGGAGTGGGAAAAGGATTTCTTTTCTCTAATATCATAACCCAGGGAGAAGATAGGCCAGAACTATTCCTGTAGTCAATCAGATATCTTCATGCTATCTTTtccaaaagcaaataaaatggaaataatgagacAGAAAACACCAAAGCAGGAGACAAAAAGAAGACACCCTTGAGGGGCAGggtcatataattaaaaataccCTAATTTTAGACAACAGACCTGGGTTCCAATTTTAGTTCTGCTATTTTCAAATTATGACTGTGGTCAAAACACTTTGCCTCTATaatcttcatatgtaaaatgtagataatatttgtactatcttCCTCAAGAGGCAGCATAGTAGATAAAgaactggccttggaatcagaaagacctgcattcaaaccTGTGTCTGGTGCATACTGACAGTGTGGTCGAAAGAAAGACACAACCTCTTAGTGCTTTTAGGAAACTCTAAGCCTATAATCTACTGTAAGTTATTGCCCAGTGTAGATGTTCCCTTTACCGATGTAGATTGCCAATTCTTCTGTAATTTGTAGTttgagaggttaagttacttgtctaaagtcatataGTTGGTTTATGTCAAAGACATCTCTTgaacatgaatttttttaataatacttaAAACTCAAAAGAGGATCCCAAAGAACCTCTAGATTCAAGAAATCACGCTCCAGTTTGAGATGAGTTGTATTCATCATCAAACCCAAATAGGGTACTAGATCAATTAGAACATTCTAGCATAAGACCATTTTAGCTgttatagagataaaaaaaaaatacctatggAGAAGATAGTTGTTGAGTAAAAGGGGGTGAAATGGAAAACATGAACTGAAAGGGAAATCTAGCTACATCAGCACCTTTTAGATTTTggcagaaggaaaggaggaagcatATATATTTGCCTTTCTGACTATCAACTATCCACCATTAGAAAAACCTCAagtcaggaaagaaaaagacataagCTCCTCACCAGTCCTCCTTCCCCCACAAGCCAGAAGCCGGACTGCTTCTCACTACAAAGTGAACTGCTCTTGCCCTATTTCGGGAATAGCATGGCGCAGAAGCTATATTTGAAAACCGAGGTAAACAAGATCTCAGCCCAAGTGGATGGAGCACAACAGCTGTCTAAGATTAATCGCACACAGAGAGAGTCATCCGGACACCAGTGGCTTTCCCTTTCATCCTCAAGGGTAACCCCCGGATCTTCTGTTGTTCTTGACCACCCACGAGGAATCCCGGTCCCTGTGCAGAGCTGCTGCCTGGGGTCCTATAAATGGCACTAGGACTATTTTAATTTCTCCTtgtcctccttctcttcccatcAGTGAATCGCACCATTCTTATCTGGCTCTCTACACATCCATCACCCTCAAACACCTTCACGTGTATGTTTTTTAATCATCAGAAGCGTGTGTAtcgggtgaagggagggaggaagggaggggagaaatttATAGCACTGCATTAAAGACATTTGTTCTCTTTAACGTGCCCGCCCCCTTCACCCCTCCCCCTGGGttcacacatacaaacacacgcgcgcgcacacacctcacacactcatgcacacacatAATAGGACGAGAAAAACTGCCTTTTCCCGGGTGCAGCCGCTTTTTCCACAGCTCTCAGGTGCTGGGCTCCTAGGGTTCCGGTAGGGCAGCCCCAAGCGGTCAGCCCCGAGTCCGGAATGGGGGGCCCAGTACTCCCTCTGGTTTCGGCAAAGAACGCGGGCGGGGCAGGGTATGTACAGTTGGGTTTTGATCCTGCGTTTTTCCCTTCACCtaccctactttttttttaatccccatcTCCCGGTCTTCTGTCCTCCACCCTCACTCCCCGAAATCCTCCCTGACCAGCATCAGAGTAGTAGCCAAAAGCTGGCCGAGGCCCCACTAAATCTTCCCAGTCTAAGCGCTCCTCCTTATCTCCCCATTCCCCAAATTCTCACACATTTCCTCTATTTCCCcagatttcccctccttcccttttccctcccccccccccacctctgcCGCCCCAGGTCTCCACCGCTGAACTGGGCACTCGGGGGCTGCAGGGGCTGCTGGCtaagcgtgtgtgtgtgcgtggcgcgtacacacacattcacacacaataACATAACACACTCTCAGACTCAAACTGGGGCATACACTCGCACAGACACACCAATGACACACTCACAGACAACACAACACATATGTCACAATCCCAGACACACACACCCTTCCCAGACCCACAAACACAGCACACATATAAAACAGTCTCTGAAGCACAACAcacctctacacacacacacacacacacacacacacacaacttaaATCAttacacttcaaaaaaaaaaaaaaaaagaatctatccTAGGGCCAACTGGACATCTTCAACCTTCCCTATTTTCTCAAGTTCCCCGTTTCTAAACcagggggttggggggggggggagagggggcggGGAGCAGGGATGATCTTCTACTCACCTTTGGCGATGGCCTCTCTGCTTCTGTCCTAGCCGGGGGAATTGGGGAAGGGGTCCGGGAAGGGGCGGTGGTGGGGGGCTCGGTGAGAAAGGTGCGTGATCCCCCCACCACAGGGCCTCCAGGTTCACAGGCAGCTCATCGCTCCCGCTGGCCGGCCGCAGACGGGGAGCCGAGTGCTGGGCATATCAGTCCCGAGAGCCGCGCGCAAGCTGTGGCTCCGCAGCTGTCAGGGCGCCGGGGGGCAGCGCATCTGGAGTGCGAGGTTGGGGAGCGAAGGGGTCGGGGTCTGAATCAGGGGAGCTCAGGGTTTGTCTCACCACTCtgactttttgttttaaatgcaacaacagcaacaaaagaccCACCCACCCCCCCAAACCGAAGCACCGACTCTGCACAACGACTCTGGGAGAGCCCCGAGTccgggaaggagggaggaaacgGCGCAGGCGGGGATCACGCCGGCGAGGGAGGCGAAGAGGAGGGTGATCGATAGGGAGAGACCCGAAGGTTTAGAGAGCCCCCTCCGACCGCAGTCACGTCGACCGGGCTTCCCCCAGTCTGTGGCTCGCCGGCTCCCTCTCTCACACCATCACCGCGGGAGATTTCCCAGCATCTCGGCGGAAGAGGCGAACAGAATGAACTGCTCGGCTGGTTTCTGGGCGAGAGAGAGAGGCTTGCCCATTAAGCTGCAGCAAGAAGCCAAATCCAAAAGCCAATCTCCAAGCCTCCAAACCACACGTCACCCTATCAGCTGGGAGCGAGAACTGCAACAGTATGACAAGCCTTGCATATTTATTCCTGAGCCGAGGGGGAATTTTCAGATCGCTCGGGCTCCTGTGGCAGGAAAGCCAGGGACAGAATCCCTAGTCCAGAAAACACAAATGTATCCAATTTAAATTTGCCACCCCCACCCCCTACACatacgcgcgcgcgcgcacacacacacacacacacacacacacacacctttaaaACATACAGCAGCGAGGCACCAAAAACTAGTCTGGCCCACCAGAGTTCTTCTAGCAGGAGGGGAAATAGCCAAGTAGCCTGACCTGAATTTCGCCTTGGGCTCTTCTCAAGAGTGAGCCAGAAGGGAGGGGCTTCGCggggcgggaggggggggggggactgagaggaggggaaaaacagCAGGGGAATGCAGAAGAGGCTTCCCCCCTGTCATTGAAGTAGCCTCCTGCAATTTTGAAATTGAGGTCTATGCCAAGCACATCTGTGGGGTTTAAATATAACAGGGAACCCTTACTCTGTCAGGGACCGCCCTGGTCCTTCCTTGGAAGAAACTGTaactcctctctttcctctcctctctttctagCTTAACAGAATCCAACCTTTCATCTTCTTAACCAAAACCAAATAACAACTTGGGAGGGAGTTGTGGTGAGGaatggtacatatatattttttaatgttgaaagccaaaaataaaagaaggctGCCTCCTAACTTGCCCTTGGTTTGGAGTCTGAAGACCAAAGGGAGATGGTCCTTGGCGCCAGGCTGGGGTTTGGGGCTTGGCTCTGGGCATAAACTGTACACATGTAATCCTGGATTCGATGcctataatttcttctatatttgtCGATCTTAACCTTAATGGTTGAGGAGTAGGTGTATGTCTCTCCCCAGAATATGTAT
Proteins encoded:
- the LOC127546668 gene encoding uncharacterized protein LOC127546668 is translated as MAQKLYLKTEVNKISAQVDGAQQLSKINRTQRESSGHQWLSLSSSRGSGRAAPSGQPRVRNGGPSTPSGFGKERGRGRQQKTHPPPQTEAPTLHNDSGRAPSPGRREETAQAGITPAREAKRRVIDRERPEGLESPLRPQSRRPGFPQSVARRLPLSHHHRGRFPSISAEEANRMNCSAGFWARERGLPIKLQQEAKSKSQSPSLQTTRHPISWERELQQYDKPCIFIPEPRGNFQIARAPVAGKPGTESLVQKTQMYPI